A genomic region of Miscanthus floridulus cultivar M001 chromosome 3, ASM1932011v1, whole genome shotgun sequence contains the following coding sequences:
- the LOC136543246 gene encoding F-box protein SKIP19-like, giving the protein MEANEEARDWAELPRDALLAVLHRLHHEDVLTGAGQVCRPWRRAARDEPELWRRIDLRRRAALSTPIVHLDAMAHVAVMHSAGRCEAFWAKDFVDDTFIVFLSLR; this is encoded by the coding sequence ATGGAAGCGAACGAGGAGGCGAGGGACTGGGCGGAGCTGCCGAGGGACGCGTTGCTGGCCGTGCTCCACAGGCTGCACCATGAAGACGTGCTCACGGGGGCCGGGCAGGTGTGCCGCCCCTGGCGCCGCGCGGCGCGGGACGAGCCCGAGCTGTGGCGCCGCATCGACctgcgccgccgcgccgcgctcTCCACGCCCATCGTCCACCTCGACGCGATGGCGCACGTTGCCGTGATGCATAGCGCGGGACGGTGCGAGGCCTTCTGGGCCAAGGACTTCGTCGACGACACCTTCATCGTCTTCCTCAGTCTCCGGTGA